A genome region from Penaeus monodon isolate SGIC_2016 chromosome 14, NSTDA_Pmon_1, whole genome shotgun sequence includes the following:
- the LOC119580591 gene encoding uncharacterized protein LOC119580591, with translation MTALPFGFLQPLATEGRKEQLAVYQAICHFFLIQTDHMPLVHGLTRQADAWSLHQCRYLSAIAEFNCSIQHLLGRKNSVADALSRVSIDAVHLELDYNHLAKEQQQDPETSACSTSITSLKWKDVPVNKAGDAKDWIRSCTICQTPKIQKHTETGPVSFYQPQRRFAHIHVNIVGPLLPSEGHCYLFTIVDRSTRWHGAIPMSNASSASFTATLLSRFSIPAHMTFDRNTSFISQLWMSLGQLLGTSIHHTTAYNPEANDMVECFHRTLKAALISRCSNSMWFSQLPWVLLDLRTTPKEGLDVSPAEMVFGYLLLVPGEFFPNAPSSDDITRLRRIVGKFAPCKQTYRPHEHCPVPKDLCTMNTVLQGGPPPLTCHGASLLMGEYNNHLVASLLDPAVTSDDHASGWPHAICQPSHTLCSEETLQLATATALITQLLFVDWDTLWLPSG, from the exons ATGACTGCCCTGCCCTTTGGGTTTCTTCAGCCGCTAGCTACTGAAGGCCGAAAAGAACAACTTGCCGTTTACCAAGCTATCTGTCATTTCTTCCTGATTCAGACAGATCACATGCCCCTGGTTCACGGCCTCACAAGACAAGCTGATGCATGGTCCCTCCACCAGTGTCGTTATCTTTCTGCCATCGCTGAGTTCAACTGCTCTATTCAACACCTGCTGGGCAGGAAGAATTCTGTAGCTGACGCCCTCTCCAGAGTTTCCATTGATGCAGTTCATTTAGAGCTGGACTACAACCATCTCGCTAAAGAGCAGCAACAGGACCCTGAGACGTCAGCCTGCAGTACATCCATTACTTCCCTCAAGTGGAAGGACGTCCCTGTGAACAAAGCAG GAGACGCAAAGGACTGGATTCGATCCTGCACCATCTGTCAAACCCCCAAAATTCAGAAACACACCGAAACGGGTCCTGTATCCTTCTACCAGCCGCAGAGGCGTTTTGCACACATCCATGTCAACATAGTGGGTCCCCTACTGCCATCAGAAGGACATTGCTACCTCTTTACCATAGTAGACCGTTCAACTAGATGGCATGGAGCTATTCCTATGTCTAACGCCAGTTCTGCCTCCTTCACCGCCACTCTGCTTTCGAGATTCAGCATCCCTGCCCACATGACGTTCGACCGAAACACCTCTTTCATTTCGCAGCTTTGGATGTCCCTGGGGCAGCTATTAGGCACCTCTATCCATCACACCACGGCCTACAACCCGGAAGCTAATGACATGGTGGAGTgtttccacagaaccctgaaagCTGCCCTGATATCTCGATGTAGCAACTCAATGTGGTTTTCGCAACTTCCCTGGGTCCTTCTCGACCTTCGAACGACTCCAAAGGAAGGGCTCGATGTCTCCCCAGCAGAGATGGTTTTCGGCTACCTCCTCTTGGTCCCTGGCGAATTCTTCCCCAATGCTCCATCCAGCGATGACATCACCAGACTACGACGCATCGTCGGGAAGTTCGCCCCCTGCAAACAGACATACAGGCCACACGAACACTGTCCCGTCCCCAAAGATCTATGTACAATGAA TACGGTTCTCCAGGGCGGGCCGCCCCCTCTCACATGCCATGGGGCATCTTTGCTGATGGGGGAGTATAATAACCACTTGGTCGCTAGTCTGCTCGACCCAGCAGTAACAAGCGATGATCACGCGAGTGGGTGGCCGCACGCCATTTGCCAGCCGAGCCACACGCTGTG CTCTGAGGAAACTCTACAGTTAGCCACGGCTACAGCCTTGATAACACAACTTCTATTTGTTGATTGGGATACACTCTGGTTACCCAGTGGCTAA